TACAAGCTCGACGTGGTGGACATCCCGACTAACAAGGAGGTCGAGCGCGTCGACGAGGACGACGAGGTCTACCGCACGGTCGAGGAGAAGTACGCCGGGATTATCGCCGAGATCGACAAGGCGCATGCCCGCCACCAGCCGATCCTGGTCGGCACCGGCTCGATCGAGAAGTCGGAGTTGCTCGCGGAACTCCTGAAGAAGCACGGCTACAGCCTGCTCGACTATTCGGATCCCAACGCGCTGACCGACGTCTACGCCGCCGCCCGCGAGGGCCGGGTGACCAAGCGCTTCGCCGTGCTGAACGCCCGCTTCCACGAGCAGGAGGCCTACATCGTGGCCGAAGCCGGCGTGCCCGGCGCGATCACCATCGCCACCAATATGGCCGGCCGCGGCACCGACATCAAACTCGGCGGCAACCTCGAGATGCGGATCGAGAAGGAGCTCGGCCATCTCGCCGACGGCCCGGAACGCGACGCGGCCATCGAGGCGATCAAGGCCGAGATCGCGGAGAACCGCACCAAGGTGCTGGCCTCGGGCGAGCCGGCCGATCCGGCGGCGGGCCGCAAGAAGGACCTGCCAGGCGGGCTCTACATCATCGGCACCGAGCGCCACGAATCGCGACGGATCGACAACCAGCTCCGCGGCCGTTCCGGTCGCCAGGGCGATCCCGGCCGCTCGAAGTTCTACCTGTCGCTTCAGGACGACCTGATGCGGATCTTCGGCTCCGACCGCATGGACGGGATGCTGCAGAAGCTCGGCCTGGAGCAGGGCGAGGCGATCATCCACCCTTGGATCAACAAGGCGATCGAGAAGGCGCAGCAGAAGGTCGAGGCGCGCAACTTCGACATGCGCAAGAACGTGCTCAAGTACGACAACGTCATGAACGACCAGCGCAAGGTCGTCTTCGAGCAGCGCCGCGACTTCATGGGTCAGGACAGCGTCCGCGAGACCGTGGACGAGATGCGCGAGGGCGTGATCGACGACCTCGTGGCCCGCCACATCCCCGAGAACGCCTACGCCGAGCAGTGGGACGTGGCCGGCCTGCGCGAGCAGGTGAAGGAGGTCCTGAACCTCGACGTGCCGGTGGAGGACTGGGCCAAGGAAGAGGGCATCGCCGACGAGGAGATGCGCGAGCGCCTGCTCAAGGCGGCCGATGCGGCCTACGCCGAGCGGACCGAGAAAAACGGCGCCGAGATCACCGCCTATATCGAGAAGCAGGTCCTGCTCCAGACCCTGGACCATCTCTGGCGCGAGCACCTCGTGACGCTGGATCACCTCCGGCAGGTGATCGGCTGGCGCGGCTTTGCCCAGCGGGACCCGCTGAACGAGTACAAGTCCGAGGCCTTCGACCTGTTCAACGGGCTCGTGACCGCCCTGCGCGAGCAGGTCACCGCGCAGCTCTCGCGCGTCGAGATCGTGATGCAGGAGCAGCAGGACGAGTATCCGCCGGGTGGCCCGGAGCTGCCGCCGATGTTCGCCCAGCACCTCGACCCGGTCACCGGCGAGAACGAGATGGATTATGCCGGGCGCGGCTCGGGCAGCGATGGCGGTGGCGGCCCCGCTTACGGCTACGCTGCCCAGGGCCTCGCGGCGGACGGCGCCGTGCTGGAGCGTGATCCGACCGACACCGCAACCTGGGGCCGCGTCGGCCGCAACGAGCCGTGCCCCTGCGGCTCGGGCAAGAAGTACAAGCACTGCCACGGCAGCCTGCAGGCCTGACGCCGCCATGCCCGCGCGGACGGTCTTCATCGCCGGCGCCGGCACGGAGATCGGCAAGACCTACGTCACCGCGGCCCTGACCCGCTGCCTGCGGGCAGGCGGCCGGACGGTCCGGACGCTGAAGCCGCTGGCGAGCGGCGTCCCGCCGCTGCACGACCCGGGCTTTGCCGAGAGCGACACGGCGCGCCTCCTGGACGCGCAGGACCTCGTCCTCGATGCCGAGGCCGTGGAGGGCTGCTCACCCTGGCGTTTCTCTGCACCGCTCTCGCCCGATCAGGCGGCCGTGCTCGAGGGCCGGTCCCTGGACCTCGACGACCTCATCGGCTGGTGCCGGTCGCAGATCGCCGGCACGCCGGGGACGCTGCTGATCGAGGGCGTGGGCGGCCTGATGAGCCCGGTCACCGCGGCGGCGACAGGTCTGGACTGGCTCAAGGCCCTGTCGGTGCCGGCTCTCCTGGTGACCGGCAGCTACCTCGGCGCGATCAGCCACGCGCTGACCGCCTGCGAGACCCTGCGCCGGTACGACGTTCCGCTGCTCGCCGTGGTGGTGAGCGAGAGCGTCGGCGCTCCCGCGCCGGTCGGAACCGTGGCCGCGTCGATCGCCCGGCACGCCGGTGCACCGGTCTTCTGCCTGAAGCGCGGCGAAGCCTGCCCGGAGCGGCTTGCGGCCCTGATCGATTCCTGAACGGACGATTCCGATCCGGCAGGTGGGTTCGGCAAGGCATCGCGCAGATTCGGTATCCACACCCTGGGATCACGGTCTTCGCGTTGTGAACAACGTCCTCGCTGGACGGCGTCGCCGAAGCCGCTACCTGTCGAACGGTGCCGAACTGCCGAGATTCCGGCGGGATGCCTGCGGGAACCGTGCGATGAGCCAGTCTATAGCCCCCGCGGCGAATCCCCCGGTCGAGGCGGGGGAGACCGAGCCGGCCCACGGCCGGCTGAAAGCCGGCCTGATCCTGGGTGCGCTGGGTGTGGTGTACGGCGACATCGGCACGAGCCCGCTCTACGCGTTCAAGGAGGCGGTGAAGGCGGCGACCAGCGGGGGCGCCTCGGTGCCGGCGGCGGCCACGGGCGCGGTGTCGCTGATCCTGTGGTCGCTGATCCTGATCGTGTCGCTGAAATACGCGGTGCTGATCCTGCGCGCCGACAACCGCGGCGAGGGCGGCATCGTGGCCATGCTGGCGCTGCTCGGGGCGCGGCAGGCGCGTCCGGGCACGTGGAAGGCGCTGCTGCTGGTGGTGGGCCTTGTGGGCGCGGCGCTGCTCTACGGGGACGGGGCGATCACGCCGGCGATCTCGGTTCTGTCGGCGATCGAGGGCCTGAAGGTCGATGCGCCGGCGCTCGGACCCTACGTGGTGCCGATCACGCTGGTGATCCTGATCGGGCTGTTCCTCGTGCAGCACAAGGGCGTGGCCGCCATCGGCCGCGTCTTCGGCCCCGTCATGCTGGTCTGGTTCGTGGTGCTCGCCCTGCTGGGCGTCGGCGGCATCGTCGGCAGCCCCGGGATCCTCGCGGCCGCCAACCCGCTCCGGGCCGTCGATTTCATGCTGCACGCCGGTGTGCACGTGAGCTTCGCGATGCTGGGCGCGGCGTTCCTGGCGGTGACGGGCGGCGAGGCGATGTACGCCGATCTCGGCCATTTCGGCGCCCTGCCGATCCGCGCGGCCTGGTTCGCGCTGGTGCTGCCGGCGCTGGTGCTCAACTATTTCGGCCAGGGCGCGCTGCTGCTTGCCGAGCCCGACGCGCTGGAGAACCCGTTCTTCCACCTGTGCCCTGATTGGGCACACCTGCCGCTCATCGCCCTGGCCACCCTGGCCACGATCATCGCGTCGCAGGCGATCATCTCGGGCGTGTTCTCGCTGACGCAGCAATCGGTGCAGCTCGGCTTCCTCCCGGCGATGCGCATCGTCCAGACGGCGCGCGAGGAGCGCGGCCAGATCTACGTGCCGATGGTGAACTGGCTGCTTGCCGCCGCGACTTTGGTGGCAGTCGTCATGTTCGGCTCGTCCGACGCCCTGGCGGGCGCCTACGGCATCGCGGTGTCGATGCTGATGGGCATCACGACGCTGCTCGCGGCCCTGATCGCCCTGCGCTGGGGCTACAATCCCGTTCTCGTGGTCGCTGTGAACGGCGTCTTCCTCATGATCGACGCGGTGTTCCTCGCCGCAAACAGCGTCAAGATCCTGGAGGGCGGCTGGTTTCCCCTGGTCCTTGCCGGCCTCGTCGCGCTGATGATGCTGACCTGGAAGAAGGGCAACGAGCTGGTCGAGGAGGCGCGGGTCGCCCTGCGGCTCTCGGAGGACGTGTTCCTCTCCGGCCTCCAGCACCGCGACCTCCTGCGCCTGCCCGGCACGGCGGCCTTCCTGTCGGCGGCGGAGCACGGGATCCCGCTGCACCTCTCGCGCTTCGTGGAGCGCAACCACGCCCTGATGGAGCGCATCCTGATCATCACGGCGCTCTACGAGGAGACGCCCAGCGTCCCGCGGGAGCGGCGCGCCCACGTGACCATCCTGGCGCCGGACTTCTACCGGGTGATCCTCCGCTACGGTTTCATGGAGGAGGCCTCGATCCCGGAGGGGCTCTCCCGCGCGGTCGAGTCCCGGCACCTGCCGCCGCACGTGCTCGACGACATGACCGTGTTCGTCGGGCACGAGACGATCATCCCCAAGAAGGACAAGCGCGGGATGGCGCCCTGGCGCGAGAACCTGTTCGCCTTCATGCAGCGCAACGCCGAGCGCACCGGCGCCTTCTTCGGCGTGCCGACCCGGCAGGTGGTAGAGGTCGGCACCGAGATCGAGATCTGAG
The sequence above is drawn from the Methylobacterium mesophilicum SR1.6/6 genome and encodes:
- the secA gene encoding preprotein translocase subunit SecA produces the protein MLGSFAKKIFGSSNDRRVKGYRPRVAQINALEPEIQALSDEALRARTDMLKAELASGKSLDDILVPAFATVREAAKRVLGQRHFDVQLIGGMVLHEGGISEMKTGEGKTLVATLPVYLNALEGKGVHVVTVNDYLASRDAEWMGRVYRFLGLSVGTIVHGLDDAQRKDAYACDITYGTNNEYGFDYLRDNMKYEMSQLTQRGHNYAIVDEVDSILIDEARTPLIISGPVDDRSELYVSVDALMPRLVREHYDLDEKQRTVSLTEDGNEFVEEAMREAGLLKEGDLYDAHNVTLVHHVNQALRAHTLFTRDKDYIVKNDEVVIIDEFTGRMMQGRRYSEGLHQALEAKERVTIQPENQTLASITFQNYFRLYKTLAGMTGTASTEADEFAEIYKLDVVDIPTNKEVERVDEDDEVYRTVEEKYAGIIAEIDKAHARHQPILVGTGSIEKSELLAELLKKHGYSLLDYSDPNALTDVYAAAREGRVTKRFAVLNARFHEQEAYIVAEAGVPGAITIATNMAGRGTDIKLGGNLEMRIEKELGHLADGPERDAAIEAIKAEIAENRTKVLASGEPADPAAGRKKDLPGGLYIIGTERHESRRIDNQLRGRSGRQGDPGRSKFYLSLQDDLMRIFGSDRMDGMLQKLGLEQGEAIIHPWINKAIEKAQQKVEARNFDMRKNVLKYDNVMNDQRKVVFEQRRDFMGQDSVRETVDEMREGVIDDLVARHIPENAYAEQWDVAGLREQVKEVLNLDVPVEDWAKEEGIADEEMRERLLKAADAAYAERTEKNGAEITAYIEKQVLLQTLDHLWREHLVTLDHLRQVIGWRGFAQRDPLNEYKSEAFDLFNGLVTALREQVTAQLSRVEIVMQEQQDEYPPGGPELPPMFAQHLDPVTGENEMDYAGRGSGSDGGGGPAYGYAAQGLAADGAVLERDPTDTATWGRVGRNEPCPCGSGKKYKHCHGSLQA
- a CDS encoding potassium transporter Kup; translated protein: MSQSIAPAANPPVEAGETEPAHGRLKAGLILGALGVVYGDIGTSPLYAFKEAVKAATSGGASVPAAATGAVSLILWSLILIVSLKYAVLILRADNRGEGGIVAMLALLGARQARPGTWKALLLVVGLVGAALLYGDGAITPAISVLSAIEGLKVDAPALGPYVVPITLVILIGLFLVQHKGVAAIGRVFGPVMLVWFVVLALLGVGGIVGSPGILAAANPLRAVDFMLHAGVHVSFAMLGAAFLAVTGGEAMYADLGHFGALPIRAAWFALVLPALVLNYFGQGALLLAEPDALENPFFHLCPDWAHLPLIALATLATIIASQAIISGVFSLTQQSVQLGFLPAMRIVQTAREERGQIYVPMVNWLLAAATLVAVVMFGSSDALAGAYGIAVSMLMGITTLLAALIALRWGYNPVLVVAVNGVFLMIDAVFLAANSVKILEGGWFPLVLAGLVALMMLTWKKGNELVEEARVALRLSEDVFLSGLQHRDLLRLPGTAAFLSAAEHGIPLHLSRFVERNHALMERILIITALYEETPSVPRERRAHVTILAPDFYRVILRYGFMEEASIPEGLSRAVESRHLPPHVLDDMTVFVGHETIIPKKDKRGMAPWRENLFAFMQRNAERTGAFFGVPTRQVVEVGTEIEI
- the bioD gene encoding dethiobiotin synthase, whose product is MPARTVFIAGAGTEIGKTYVTAALTRCLRAGGRTVRTLKPLASGVPPLHDPGFAESDTARLLDAQDLVLDAEAVEGCSPWRFSAPLSPDQAAVLEGRSLDLDDLIGWCRSQIAGTPGTLLIEGVGGLMSPVTAAATGLDWLKALSVPALLVTGSYLGAISHALTACETLRRYDVPLLAVVVSESVGAPAPVGTVAASIARHAGAPVFCLKRGEACPERLAALIDS